CACAATATCAGAATTTTTTGCAAAAGGGAGAAATCGATTTTTCTTATGGTCTAGCAGGCATCTCCCGTTTTCGCGTGAATGCATACCAACAAAGGGGAACGGTTAGTCTAGCGATTCGCGTCATTCCAACAAAAATCCCTTCATTGGAAAATCTGGGAGTACCTAGTGTGGTACATTCTTTTGTTGAAAAACCACAGGGGCTTGTACTTGTAACAGGTCCAACCGGAAGTGGTAAATCTACTACTCTTGCCGCCATGATTGATTTAATTAACAAAACTCAACATAAACATATCATTACGTTAGAAGATCCGATTGAATATTTACATCGACATGGGAAGTCACTGATTGATCAACGGGAAATTGGAGTTGATTCATCCAGTTTTGCGTCAGCTTTACGTGCGGCGTTACGACAAGACCCTGATGTGATTCTTGTCGGTGAGATGAGGGATTTAGAAACGATTTCAACCGCTGTTACTGCAGCAGAAACGGGACATTTAGTTTTAGCAACATTACATACATCTGGAGCAGCGAATACGATTGATCGAATTATCGACGTGTTTCCTGCTCATCAACAGCCACAAATCCGCCTGCAATTGGCATCCGTATTGCTGGGGGTCATCTCGCAACGATTATTACCGATGATAGATGGATCAGGTCGTGTGGTAGCAATGGAGATTCTCGTGAATACTCCAGCTGTTGCAAATCTCATTCGCTCGGAAAAAGTTCATCAGATTCAAACCGTCATGCAAACGGGAAAGAGTTTTGGAATGCAAACGATGGAAATGGCGCTTCAACAATTAGTAAAACAAGGAAAAATCGATGAATATACGGCAAGACAATATTACATTTAAGTTCGTAAAGTGGGTGGACAAAGGTGGCCCGTTTTCAATACTTAGCCATTGATAATAAAGGAATACGTACAGAAGGGACCATCGAAGGGAATTCACAAGAGATTGCTATTGCGGAATTAAAGAA
This genomic interval from Tepidibacillus fermentans contains the following:
- a CDS encoding type IV pilus twitching motility protein PilT, which encodes MKEAFEKNASDLHLTVGAKPTFRIHGKLTPLEVAPLTPQDTVNYLKAITTESQYQNFLQKGEIDFSYGLAGISRFRVNAYQQRGTVSLAIRVIPTKIPSLENLGVPSVVHSFVEKPQGLVLVTGPTGSGKSTTLAAMIDLINKTQHKHIITLEDPIEYLHRHGKSLIDQREIGVDSSSFASALRAALRQDPDVILVGEMRDLETISTAVTAAETGHLVLATLHTSGAANTIDRIIDVFPAHQQPQIRLQLASVLLGVISQRLLPMIDGSGRVVAMEILVNTPAVANLIRSEKVHQIQTVMQTGKSFGMQTMEMALQQLVKQGKIDEYTARQYYI